One genomic segment of [Phormidium] sp. ETS-05 includes these proteins:
- a CDS encoding endo-1,4-beta-xylanase, with amino-acid sequence MPSLKEIAATKGLLYGTAVNGGHVARNPKLAEVLLRECACITGESDMKWTAIRPEAAKFEFTRGDRLAKFAKDNGLLLRGHTLVWHTLPAWVDSIAPQDAEKILVEHITTVASRYEGQADHWDVVNEVASPNGLRDTIWLRHLGEKYIDLAFQLAKESCSATRFYNENRMEYDIPEMDKKRASVLKLLERLVSSGVPIEGLGIQAHLFPDLPFSESKYSAFLRDVGELGLKILITECDVTDIELPADIAERDQRIADTFKQFLDVALAEPKVIGVLTWGLSDAYTWINSTRPRRDGLASRPLPFDDQVNPKPAYQAIYDAIANAPAR; translated from the coding sequence ATGCCCTCACTCAAAGAAATTGCCGCCACCAAAGGGCTGCTGTATGGTACAGCAGTCAATGGAGGCCATGTCGCCAGAAACCCCAAACTTGCCGAGGTCCTGCTGCGGGAATGCGCCTGCATCACCGGCGAATCAGACATGAAATGGACGGCCATCAGACCCGAAGCGGCCAAATTCGAGTTCACCCGAGGAGACAGACTAGCCAAGTTTGCTAAAGACAACGGCCTCCTCCTACGCGGTCACACCTTAGTCTGGCACACCCTCCCGGCATGGGTTGACAGCATCGCCCCCCAAGACGCCGAGAAAATTCTCGTCGAACATATCACCACCGTGGCATCCCGATACGAAGGGCAAGCCGATCACTGGGATGTAGTCAACGAAGTAGCTTCCCCCAATGGATTGCGCGATACCATCTGGCTGCGGCATTTAGGAGAAAAATACATTGACCTCGCCTTTCAACTAGCCAAGGAATCCTGTAGCGCCACCCGATTTTATAATGAAAATCGGATGGAATACGATATTCCCGAAATGGATAAAAAGCGGGCATCAGTATTGAAACTGCTAGAAAGGCTAGTTTCATCCGGCGTGCCCATTGAAGGGTTAGGAATTCAAGCCCACCTGTTCCCAGATTTACCCTTTTCCGAAAGCAAATACAGTGCTTTTCTCCGCGATGTGGGGGAACTGGGTTTAAAAATCCTCATTACTGAATGCGATGTCACAGACATAGAATTACCCGCAGATATCGCAGAACGAGACCAGCGGATCGCTGACACCTTTAAGCAATTCCTCGATGTGGCTTTAGCCGAGCCAAAAGTGATTGGGGTCTTAACTTGGGGATTGAGCGACGCCTACACCTGGATTAATTCCACCCGTCCTCGTCGCGATGGCTTAGCCTCACGTCCCCTACCTTTTGACGACCAAGTAAATCCCAAACCTGCCTATCAGGCGATTTACGACGCTATTGCCAATGCTCCTGCCCGTTAA
- a CDS encoding Uma2 family endonuclease — protein MQFTETAMIALNSHNYISPEEYLEMERHSPIKHEYIDGEIYAMAGTGGIHNIISGNFYVLLRSRLQSSPCRTYFADLKVNVDRGKRFFYPDLLVTCDPKDDPSRAYVEAPQVIIEVLSESTESFERLRRPPVRGKKFQYYRTIPSLQDYILISSQEYLVETFHRTENNLWLLQTYQGWEAIVHIESLAIDAPLGEIYATLDLTNQPIPPSPPPDAGAQ, from the coding sequence ATGCAATTCACTGAAACCGCCATGATTGCCCTGAATTCCCACAACTACATCAGCCCAGAGGAATACCTCGAGATGGAACGCCATAGCCCCATCAAACATGAATATATAGATGGGGAAATCTACGCTATGGCGGGGACAGGTGGTATCCATAATATTATCAGTGGCAACTTTTATGTCCTGTTACGCAGCCGCCTCCAAAGTTCACCCTGTCGTACCTACTTTGCGGATCTCAAAGTGAACGTCGATCGGGGAAAGCGCTTCTTCTATCCAGACCTCCTTGTGACCTGCGATCCCAAGGATGACCCCAGCCGTGCTTATGTTGAGGCGCCTCAAGTAATCATTGAAGTGTTATCGGAATCCACAGAATCGTTCGAGAGGCTGCGCCGACCTCCGGTTCGGGGAAAAAAATTCCAGTATTATCGCACGATTCCCAGTTTGCAGGATTATATCCTCATTAGTTCACAGGAATATTTAGTAGAAACTTTTCACCGGACTGAAAATAATCTCTGGCTGTTGCAAACTTATCAAGGCTGGGAGGCGATCGTCCATATCGAAAGCCTTGCCATTGATGCCCCCCTAGGAGAAATTTACGCCACCCTAGACCTGACAAACCAGCCTATTCCCCCGTCACCGCCTCCTGATGCCGGGGCGCAATAA
- a CDS encoding metal ABC transporter ATP-binding protein, with the protein MYMSAGITISHLGVNYRTVEALRDINLEVQPGRLGGIIGPNGAGKSTLLKAMLGLIPAHSGMVLYDGKPLAENLAAVAYVPQRAQIDWTYPATVWDVVMMGRVRHTGWFRRFSAVSRRLANEALERVDMLAYRDRPIGQLSGGQQQRVFLARSLAQDAQIFCFDEPFVGVDRKTEAIIFQIFRELAAAGKIVLVVNHDLGEAIVNFDDLILLNREVIAAGDRPKVLKEDNIYRAYGGKVVFFSDPAAA; encoded by the coding sequence ATGTACATGAGCGCTGGCATTACTATCAGCCATTTGGGGGTGAATTACCGGACGGTGGAGGCCCTACGGGATATTAATCTGGAGGTGCAGCCTGGGCGTCTGGGGGGTATTATTGGACCGAATGGGGCGGGTAAAAGCACTTTGCTCAAGGCGATGTTGGGTTTGATTCCGGCTCACAGTGGTATGGTGTTGTACGATGGCAAGCCTTTGGCGGAAAATTTGGCGGCGGTGGCTTATGTTCCGCAGCGTGCCCAAATTGATTGGACTTATCCGGCGACGGTTTGGGATGTGGTGATGATGGGCCGGGTGAGACATACGGGATGGTTTCGGCGGTTTTCGGCTGTGAGTCGCCGTTTGGCAAATGAGGCTTTGGAACGGGTGGATATGTTGGCTTATCGCGATCGCCCGATCGGTCAACTTTCTGGGGGTCAGCAGCAGCGGGTGTTTTTGGCGCGATCGTTGGCGCAGGATGCCCAAATTTTCTGTTTTGATGAGCCGTTTGTGGGGGTCGATCGGAAAACTGAGGCGATTATTTTCCAGATTTTTCGGGAATTGGCGGCGGCGGGGAAAATTGTGTTGGTGGTGAATCACGATTTGGGCGAGGCGATCGTCAATTTTGATGATTTGATTTTACTTAATCGGGAGGTCATCGCTGCAGGCGACAGACCAAAAGTGTTGAAAGAAGATAATATTTACCGTGCTTATGGCGGTAAGGTGGTGTTTTTCTCCGATCCTGCTGCAGCGTAG
- a CDS encoding metal ABC transporter substrate-binding protein, producing the protein MTTYTRRQKPPLWQTFAIFLGLCLTACTNSPPETNTSGDTDRPQVVSTSTIIADMAERVGGDAIRHKGILQPGADPHIYEPVPADSAAFEEADLILYNGYHLEPGLIKLMESAGVKARKLAVGEVVPPLEKQNQSQKVPDPHVWGDAKNGILMVNAIRDALSELSPAEKEQFAQNAAQLVAELQRLDTWMQQQIATIPENQRRLVTTHDAFEYYARAYGLKVAGTLIGISTEEQPSAQTVKNLAEEIKKSRVPAIFAETTINPRLITTVAEEAGVKLAPQQLYADSIGSPGSDGDTYPKMLQANTRAIVEALGGKYTPFTPPDTPKSGE; encoded by the coding sequence ATGACCACTTACACCCGCCGCCAAAAACCCCCCCTGTGGCAAACATTCGCCATTTTCCTAGGGCTATGCCTCACCGCCTGCACCAACTCCCCCCCAGAAACCAACACCAGCGGCGACACCGATCGACCCCAAGTCGTCTCCACCAGCACCATCATCGCCGACATGGCGGAGCGCGTCGGGGGTGACGCCATCCGTCACAAAGGCATCCTCCAACCCGGAGCCGACCCCCACATCTATGAGCCGGTCCCCGCCGACAGCGCCGCCTTTGAAGAAGCCGACCTCATCCTCTATAACGGCTATCATTTAGAACCGGGGCTAATTAAACTCATGGAATCCGCCGGAGTCAAAGCCCGGAAATTGGCAGTGGGAGAAGTCGTACCCCCCCTGGAAAAGCAGAATCAAAGCCAAAAAGTGCCCGACCCCCACGTATGGGGTGACGCCAAAAACGGGATTTTGATGGTCAACGCCATTCGCGACGCCTTAAGCGAACTCTCCCCCGCCGAAAAAGAGCAATTTGCCCAAAACGCCGCCCAACTGGTAGCCGAATTGCAGCGCCTTGATACCTGGATGCAGCAGCAAATAGCCACCATCCCCGAAAACCAACGGCGGCTAGTGACAACTCACGATGCTTTTGAATATTACGCCCGCGCCTACGGGTTGAAAGTGGCTGGCACCCTGATTGGTATTAGCACCGAAGAGCAACCCAGCGCCCAAACCGTGAAAAACCTTGCCGAAGAGATTAAGAAAAGCCGCGTCCCCGCCATTTTTGCCGAAACCACCATCAACCCCCGGCTAATTACCACCGTCGCCGAAGAAGCAGGAGTGAAACTAGCGCCACAACAGCTATATGCAGACTCGATCGGCTCTCCCGGAAGCGACGGCGATACTTATCCCAAAATGCTCCAAGCGAATACCCGCGCCATAGTAGAAGCTCTTGGCGGCAAATACACCCCCTTCACCCCTCCTGACACACCCAAGTCAGGAGAATAA
- a CDS encoding ATP-binding protein — protein sequence MDRESSKNKYSNHRLDANRGTEILPHHHRQTHHNGSSISEANGIDKRLCRSIKFALDKTAIVALTDAKGKIIYVNDKFCELSQYSEKELIGKDHRIVNSGYHSRQFFQAFWATIKSGQIWRGEIKNQAKDGSYYWVDTTVVPFLDEQGQPYQYLSIRFDITARKQAEAALKEAEEVSRQQAEMLQRALTELQQTQAQLVHTEKMSGLGQLVAGIAHEINNPINFIYGNLLYTAEYVEKILKLLGMYQYHYPEPVAEIQDTTEALELDFLMEDLPKMVDSMQMGANRIRDLVRSLRNFSRLDESERKAVDIHSGIDSTLLILQHRLKPKGANQEIQLIQDYGNLPPVLCYPSQLNQVFMNILANAIDALEEQPAPSLITIRTRLVQGKEGDFAQITIADNGPGIPAAIHSRLFDPFFTTKPVGKGTGLGLSIAHQIVVEKHGGTLVCISPPGGGTQFVISIPLYRR from the coding sequence ATGGACAGGGAATCTAGTAAGAATAAATACTCAAATCACCGATTAGATGCCAACAGAGGCACAGAAATCCTGCCACATCATCACAGACAAACCCATCATAACGGGTCGTCTATATCAGAAGCCAATGGCATTGATAAGCGCCTGTGTCGTTCCATTAAATTTGCCTTGGATAAAACTGCGATCGTTGCCCTGACCGATGCTAAGGGTAAAATTATCTACGTGAATGATAAATTTTGTGAACTATCCCAATATAGTGAAAAAGAACTGATCGGGAAAGACCATCGGATTGTTAATTCTGGTTATCATTCCCGGCAATTTTTTCAGGCTTTTTGGGCGACGATTAAATCTGGACAAATTTGGCGGGGCGAGATTAAAAATCAAGCCAAAGATGGCTCCTATTACTGGGTAGATACCACCGTAGTGCCGTTTCTGGATGAGCAGGGCCAACCTTATCAGTATTTATCAATTAGATTTGACATCACGGCGCGCAAGCAAGCAGAAGCTGCATTAAAGGAAGCCGAGGAGGTATCCCGCCAGCAGGCAGAAATGTTGCAGCGAGCCTTAACCGAACTCCAGCAGACCCAAGCGCAATTGGTGCATACAGAAAAAATGTCTGGTCTGGGACAGCTCGTGGCGGGTATCGCTCACGAAATCAATAATCCCATTAACTTTATTTATGGGAATCTGCTCTACACGGCTGAATATGTGGAAAAAATTCTGAAATTACTGGGAATGTACCAATACCACTACCCGGAACCGGTGGCGGAAATTCAGGATACGACGGAGGCGTTAGAGCTGGATTTCCTGATGGAAGATTTGCCGAAAATGGTGGATTCGATGCAGATGGGAGCGAATCGGATTCGAGACTTGGTGCGGTCTCTGCGCAATTTTTCTCGCTTGGACGAATCGGAACGGAAAGCGGTGGATATTCACTCGGGGATTGACAGCACTTTATTGATTTTGCAACACCGTCTCAAGCCGAAGGGAGCTAACCAGGAAATTCAGTTAATCCAAGATTACGGCAATTTGCCGCCAGTGCTGTGTTACCCGAGTCAGCTTAACCAGGTGTTTATGAATATTCTGGCTAATGCTATAGATGCGCTCGAAGAGCAACCGGCGCCGAGCTTAATTACGATTCGCACCCGGTTGGTGCAGGGGAAGGAGGGGGATTTCGCCCAAATTACCATTGCTGATAATGGCCCGGGGATTCCCGCTGCCATCCATTCTCGCCTGTTTGACCCGTTTTTTACCACGAAGCCGGTGGGTAAAGGCACGGGTTTGGGGTTGTCTATTGCGCACCAGATTGTGGTGGAGAAGCATGGGGGAACGCTGGTTTGCATTTCTCCTCCAGGTGGGGGAACTCAGTTTGTCATTTCCATTCCCCTATACCGACGTTGA
- a CDS encoding DUF1636 domain-containing protein — protein sequence MTKHALFVCTTCASTWQDGKRIGTSGGEQLLDSISRLHETWELRDEFSLHPVQCMSACSHACAVSFAAPGKWTYLFGDISTGGETGAAVLECASKYYGKPDGLVPWGERPEPLKKGIIARVPPVPTLTGANT from the coding sequence ATGACAAAACACGCTCTATTTGTTTGCACCACTTGCGCCAGCACTTGGCAAGATGGGAAGCGAATTGGCACCAGTGGGGGAGAGCAGCTACTCGATAGCATTTCCCGCCTCCACGAAACTTGGGAATTGCGCGATGAATTTTCCCTGCACCCGGTGCAGTGTATGAGTGCATGCAGTCACGCTTGTGCCGTTTCGTTTGCAGCTCCAGGCAAGTGGACTTATTTATTCGGCGATATCAGCACTGGCGGAGAAACTGGGGCCGCCGTCCTGGAATGTGCGAGTAAATACTATGGCAAACCTGATGGTTTAGTGCCTTGGGGGGAGCGACCGGAACCGCTGAAAAAGGGCATTATTGCTCGCGTGCCACCGGTGCCCACATTGACTGGTGCTAACACTTAA
- the cobW gene encoding cobalamin biosynthesis protein CobW, with the protein MHKIPVTVITGFLGAGKTTTIRHLLQNNGGRRIAVLVNEFGEVGIDGELLRSCQTCDEGDDPSENIVELTNGCLCCTVQEEFYPTMKTLLQRREKLDCMVVETSGLALPKPLVQAFRWPEIRTGATVDGVVTVVDCEALAKGQIVGDLEALEAQRQADPNLEHETPLEELFEDQLNCADMVLLAKVDLVEPAERERVENWLRQQVRPGVKIVPCEGGKISSELLLGFNAAVEDDLDSRPSHHDHEEEHDHDEEINAVNVIVEAGFEPTLLVKQLQELVQQEEIYRVKGFVTVPNKPMRLVMQGVGQRFDYFYDRPWQPNEPRQTRLVFIGRDLNQERIAAAIRN; encoded by the coding sequence ATGCACAAAATACCGGTAACAGTAATTACGGGATTTCTGGGAGCGGGCAAAACTACGACTATCCGCCATTTGCTGCAAAATAATGGCGGGCGGCGAATTGCCGTTTTAGTGAATGAGTTTGGCGAGGTGGGGATTGACGGAGAATTGCTCCGATCGTGTCAAACCTGCGATGAGGGAGACGACCCCAGCGAGAACATCGTAGAACTAACTAACGGTTGTCTCTGCTGCACGGTGCAGGAGGAATTTTATCCCACCATGAAAACCCTACTGCAACGGCGGGAAAAGTTGGATTGTATGGTGGTAGAAACTTCCGGTTTAGCACTGCCCAAACCCCTAGTGCAAGCCTTCCGCTGGCCAGAAATTCGCACTGGTGCCACCGTTGATGGGGTGGTGACAGTGGTGGACTGCGAAGCCTTAGCTAAAGGGCAAATCGTGGGTGATTTAGAGGCTCTGGAAGCGCAACGACAAGCCGACCCGAATTTAGAACATGAAACCCCGTTAGAGGAACTGTTTGAGGACCAGTTAAACTGCGCCGATATGGTGTTATTGGCGAAAGTGGATTTAGTGGAGCCAGCGGAGCGAGAACGGGTGGAAAATTGGCTGCGCCAGCAAGTGAGACCGGGGGTAAAAATTGTCCCTTGTGAAGGTGGCAAAATTAGCTCAGAATTGCTGCTGGGATTTAATGCTGCGGTGGAGGATGATTTGGACAGCCGTCCCAGTCACCATGACCATGAAGAAGAACACGACCACGATGAGGAAATCAATGCGGTCAATGTGATTGTAGAGGCAGGATTTGAGCCGACTTTGTTGGTAAAGCAGCTACAGGAGCTGGTACAGCAGGAGGAGATTTATCGGGTGAAAGGGTTTGTCACGGTTCCGAATAAGCCGATGCGGTTGGTGATGCAGGGGGTGGGACAGCGGTTTGATTATTTTTACGATCGCCCCTGGCAACCGAACGAACCCCGCCAAACCCGCCTAGTGTTTATTGGTCGAGACCTGAACCAGGAACGCATCGCCGCTGCGATTAGGAATTAG
- a CDS encoding mechanosensitive ion channel family protein yields MGTNLTNNIWQAKFRPIRWPQQWRSGVGLLAISLLTMILVVTGVNGAIAQNTANAPAPISSLVHAPINIDGRDIFQVASSAATATIAKSSNLPIQQRVELIEREMYSIIKTGFDVKTLAVTYTVENGNAPIQVADGQQLTGSTVMLVTPLDAQLHGLTVEQWAQELTHIIRNTLIQAQWERQPDYLRRQGLRAGGIFAGAIVLTWFLIRTQKPKNATSSVTATPSPTPTTDIFTSVEQENRQEERQDIRKFKSIFWQIEPILIWLVALAGIADLFPQTRWLRFWLFAEPLSLVAICFGARLAIRVSDLIIDRSLDKMKPAANTTSAAAERQFLRFSTFANVLKGVFAFIWGFAGAVLALQTLRISITPILTGAGLAGFAISFASQSLIKDVVNGCLILWEDWYAIGDAIAVGDVAGQVEYINLRITKIRNPQGELILIPNSEIDKVHNRSKDWARIDCEIEVAYDADIKLVMEVMQEAAAAMQRHPQWQDKIINPSKIIGVNGISHSGIKIVIWMETQPGEQWGVMREYRYRLKLAFDEKNICIGIPGMTIWWPNAPTKGGDSLN; encoded by the coding sequence ATGGGAACTAATTTAACAAACAACATATGGCAGGCAAAATTTAGGCCAATCAGATGGCCTCAGCAGTGGCGCTCCGGGGTGGGTTTACTCGCCATCAGCCTGCTGACCATGATTTTGGTAGTTACCGGCGTCAACGGCGCCATTGCCCAGAATACTGCAAATGCACCAGCACCAATATCCTCCCTAGTTCATGCTCCAATCAATATTGATGGTCGCGATATCTTCCAAGTGGCATCATCGGCTGCTACTGCCACCATTGCTAAGTCTAGCAACTTGCCAATTCAGCAGCGGGTGGAACTGATCGAAAGAGAAATGTACAGCATTATCAAAACTGGTTTCGATGTCAAAACTTTGGCTGTTACCTATACCGTTGAAAACGGTAATGCCCCAATTCAAGTAGCCGATGGGCAACAATTGACGGGTAGCACGGTAATGCTGGTGACGCCTTTGGATGCACAACTCCACGGCTTGACGGTGGAACAGTGGGCGCAGGAATTAACGCATATTATCCGCAATACTTTAATCCAGGCGCAATGGGAGCGACAACCAGATTACTTGCGGCGTCAAGGGTTGAGAGCAGGGGGGATTTTTGCGGGGGCGATCGTCCTCACCTGGTTCCTCATCCGCACCCAAAAACCCAAAAATGCCACATCATCAGTCACCGCCACTCCTTCCCCCACCCCCACTACAGACATTTTTACCTCTGTAGAACAAGAAAACCGCCAGGAAGAACGCCAAGACATCCGCAAATTTAAATCCATATTCTGGCAAATTGAACCGATTCTCATCTGGTTAGTAGCCTTAGCTGGGATAGCTGATTTGTTCCCCCAAACCCGGTGGCTGCGATTTTGGTTGTTCGCCGAACCTTTATCCCTAGTAGCGATTTGTTTTGGCGCCAGACTGGCCATAAGAGTTAGCGATCTTATAATTGACCGCAGTCTGGATAAGATGAAACCAGCCGCCAACACCACATCCGCTGCTGCTGAAAGACAATTTTTACGCTTTTCCACCTTTGCCAATGTTCTCAAAGGCGTATTCGCTTTTATTTGGGGTTTTGCGGGCGCTGTACTAGCCCTCCAAACCCTGAGAATTTCCATTACTCCGATATTGACCGGGGCTGGTCTCGCCGGTTTTGCCATTTCTTTTGCTTCTCAGTCTTTAATTAAAGATGTCGTTAACGGCTGTTTGATTTTATGGGAGGATTGGTATGCGATTGGCGATGCTATTGCCGTGGGAGATGTAGCCGGTCAGGTAGAGTATATCAACTTACGCATTACCAAAATTAGAAACCCTCAAGGAGAGTTAATCTTGATTCCTAATAGCGAGATTGACAAGGTGCATAATCGCTCTAAGGATTGGGCGCGGATTGATTGCGAAATTGAGGTAGCTTATGATGCGGATATCAAGCTGGTGATGGAAGTGATGCAGGAAGCTGCAGCAGCGATGCAGCGACACCCACAATGGCAAGATAAGATTATCAATCCATCTAAAATTATCGGGGTTAACGGCATTTCCCACAGTGGGATTAAAATCGTGATTTGGATGGAAACGCAACCGGGAGAGCAGTGGGGGGTGATGCGGGAGTATCGCTACCGGTTAAAGTTGGCTTTCGATGAGAAAAATATCTGCATTGGTATCCCAGGTATGACTATTTGGTGGCCAAATGCTCCGACTAAAGGGGGAGACTCTCTCAATTAA
- a CDS encoding N-acetylmuramoyl-L-alanine amidase — translation MKNVILVQGSIGVNNTKMAKTVLMHSLLPSLIGVLAAAAVPAKAGELQSWQVEQSQNQLSVTGEVLPAAQLIADFDANSAQDWIAELPESPTPGAANGPIANANPGAGTLLQDIQVGDNGIVLRTSGQQPQVEVKRAIDRSWLTIDIPGARLSPDLQGRNRAVNRFGVQRLQATQLSSSPPVARVTLSMSDRGQNWEVRANQPGGVLLWPEGSRPPVIGQATGFASIQAVELRNNGTELVVKTDSPIAYTTGWDRQTAAYRITIYSAALPGNIRLPEPPAGSPILWVRERQDEPESVTLLVQIGSGVQVMNTTQDTPTQLSLKLQPAQAAQPGGSRPIPVPRPQPMPMPEPAPLPSQPPRLNDGRIVVVVDPGHGGSDPGAIGIGGLREKDVVSDISMQVSQILEQNGVQVVLTRRDDRTLELEPRTVLANRVNADLFVSIHANAAPGANPSANGVETFYYESGRVLADYIQRSIMESFDMRNRGVKRARFYVLRHTRMPAVLVEVGFVTGTEDARILADSGERTRMAQAIARGVLRYIQGNR, via the coding sequence ATGAAAAATGTGATCCTAGTTCAAGGTTCGATCGGCGTGAACAACACCAAAATGGCAAAAACTGTCCTGATGCACTCACTGCTACCTAGTCTCATCGGAGTTTTGGCAGCAGCAGCAGTACCGGCGAAAGCAGGGGAACTGCAATCGTGGCAGGTTGAGCAGAGTCAAAACCAGTTGTCGGTGACTGGGGAAGTGCTGCCAGCAGCACAATTGATTGCCGATTTTGATGCTAACTCTGCCCAAGACTGGATAGCAGAATTGCCAGAATCTCCCACACCAGGGGCGGCAAATGGCCCGATCGCTAATGCTAACCCTGGAGCGGGAACGCTCCTGCAGGATATCCAAGTGGGAGATAACGGGATTGTATTGCGTACTTCCGGGCAACAGCCCCAGGTAGAGGTGAAGCGGGCGATCGATCGCTCCTGGCTCACTATCGACATTCCCGGTGCCCGCTTGTCCCCGGACCTCCAAGGTCGTAACCGGGCAGTGAACCGTTTCGGAGTGCAGCGGCTGCAAGCGACGCAGCTTTCCAGCTCCCCCCCAGTAGCTCGCGTTACCCTCAGTATGAGCGACAGGGGACAGAATTGGGAAGTGCGAGCCAATCAACCGGGAGGGGTGTTGCTGTGGCCCGAAGGCTCTCGCCCCCCTGTCATTGGTCAAGCTACGGGCTTCGCCTCCATCCAGGCGGTGGAACTGCGCAATAATGGCACGGAATTGGTGGTGAAAACTGATAGCCCGATCGCCTATACCACCGGCTGGGACCGTCAGACAGCGGCTTATCGCATCACAATTTACTCAGCCGCCTTGCCGGGAAATATCCGCCTGCCCGAGCCTCCCGCCGGTTCTCCTATCTTATGGGTACGGGAGCGCCAGGACGAACCGGAAAGCGTAACTCTGTTGGTGCAAATTGGCTCCGGAGTTCAGGTGATGAATACCACTCAGGACACCCCCACCCAGCTATCCCTGAAGTTGCAACCCGCCCAAGCTGCTCAGCCGGGAGGCTCTCGCCCCATTCCCGTTCCCCGTCCCCAACCAATGCCGATGCCAGAGCCAGCGCCCTTGCCTTCTCAGCCACCGAGGTTGAATGATGGCCGGATTGTGGTGGTGGTGGACCCCGGACATGGGGGCAGCGACCCAGGGGCGATCGGGATTGGCGGTCTGCGGGAAAAAGATGTGGTGTCTGACATCTCTATGCAGGTATCCCAGATTCTGGAACAAAATGGCGTCCAGGTGGTTTTGACTCGCCGGGACGATCGAACCCTGGAACTCGAACCCCGCACCGTCCTAGCCAACCGCGTCAACGCCGATTTATTCGTCAGTATCCACGCCAATGCGGCTCCCGGCGCCAATCCCAGCGCCAATGGGGTGGAGACCTTTTACTACGAAAGCGGTCGCGTCCTCGCCGACTACATCCAGCGCAGCATTATGGAAAGTTTCGATATGCGCAACCGGGGAGTCAAGCGAGCCCGGTTCTACGTCCTCCGTCATACCCGGATGCCCGCAGTGTTGGTGGAAGTGGGTTTCGTCACCGGGACGGAAGACGCCCGCATCCTTGCCGACTCCGGAGAACGCACTCGTATGGCACAGGCGATCGCTCGGGGCGTCCTCCGCTATATCCAAGGCAACCGCTAA
- the deoC gene encoding deoxyribose-phosphate aldolase has protein sequence MAASREIDIDIASFIDHALLSPQATPQMVERWCEEADRFHFAAVCVAPAWVRQAAKLLHTKRPKVCTVIGFPTGATTGAVKLYEAQEAVENGATELDVVINIGALKAGMTNEVHREIAEIVEETGQLVKAILETTLLTDAEKKLAAEICLDAGVAYLKTSTGFNGGATVADVRLLAEIAKGQVGIKASGGIRNPEQALDLIVAGATRLGTSRGPDIIRMREQKSVVSSGVVEE, from the coding sequence ATGGCCGCTAGCAGAGAAATCGATATTGACATTGCCTCTTTTATAGATCACGCCCTCCTCAGCCCCCAAGCCACCCCCCAAATGGTAGAACGGTGGTGTGAAGAAGCCGATCGATTTCATTTCGCCGCCGTGTGCGTCGCTCCCGCCTGGGTGCGACAAGCCGCCAAGCTACTCCATACCAAACGCCCCAAAGTCTGCACCGTCATCGGCTTTCCCACCGGCGCCACCACCGGCGCTGTCAAGCTCTATGAAGCCCAAGAAGCTGTGGAAAACGGCGCCACCGAACTAGATGTGGTGATTAATATCGGCGCTCTCAAAGCCGGGATGACCAACGAAGTGCATCGGGAAATCGCCGAAATTGTCGAAGAAACCGGTCAGCTCGTGAAAGCGATATTAGAAACTACCCTCCTGACCGATGCAGAGAAAAAACTCGCTGCAGAAATTTGTCTCGATGCGGGAGTGGCGTATTTAAAAACCAGCACCGGGTTTAATGGTGGTGCGACGGTGGCGGATGTGCGCCTGTTGGCAGAAATCGCTAAAGGTCAGGTGGGGATTAAGGCTTCGGGCGGAATTCGCAACCCCGAGCAAGCTCTAGATTTAATTGTCGCCGGTGCCACCCGGTTGGGCACTTCTCGCGGACCGGATATCATCCGCATGCGGGAGCAAAAGTCGGTAGTGAGTTCTGGTGTGGTGGAGGAATGA